GCCCGTCGGCGAGCCGCTCGTCAAGCTCGGCTGGATGACGGAGTCCTTCGAGATCGACCCGTTCGACTCCGACACGTTCCTCTACGGCACCGGCGCGACGGTGTACGGCGGCAGCAACCTCACCGCGTGGGACACGGGCGGGAAGGTCAAGATCGGCGTCAAGGCACAGGGCATCGAGGAGACCGCCGTGCTCGACCTCGCCGCTCCCCCGGGAGCCGTGCAGCTGGTCTCCGGGCTCGGCGACATCGGCGGCTTCGTGCACACCGACATCACGAAGGTGCCGTCGCAGATGTACACGCAGCCGTACCACGGCTCCGTCACGGGCGTGGACTTCGCGGAGGCGAAGCCCGCGACGATGGTCCGCGTCGGGCAGGCCGTCGACGGCACCGTCGAGTCGCACATCGGCGTCTCGACGTCGTCCGGGTCGTCGTGGTGGGCCGGCCAGCAGCCCGCCGGCGTGACCGGCGGCGGGACCGTCGCGATGTCCGCCGACGGCGGCACGATCGTGTGGAGCCCGGCCGGCACGGGCGTGCACCGGTCGACGACGCTCGGCTCGTCGTGGACCGCGTCGACGGGGGTCCCCGCCGGTGCTCGCGTCGAGGCCGACCGCGTGAACGCGTCGACGTTCTACGCGTTCGGCGACGGTACGTTCTACCGCTCGACGGACGGTGGGGCTTCGTTCACGGCGTCCGCCGCGACCGGCTTCCCGACGACCGGGAACGTCCGGTTCGGTGCGGTGCCCGGCCACGCGGGTCACGTCTGGCTCGCGGGCGAGACCGGCCTGTGGCGCTCGACCGACGCGGGCGCGACGTTCACGAAGCTCGCCGGCTTCGAGGACGGCGGCGCGGTCGGCTTCGGCAAGGCCGCACCCGGTGCGTCCTACCCGGCGATCTACACGACGTCGAAGCTCAACGGGGTCCGCGGGTTCTTCCGCTCGACCGACGCGGGCGCGACGTGGGTGCGGATCAACGACGACGAGCACCAGTACGCGTGGACGGGTTCGGTCATCACGGGCGACCCGGACGTCTTCGGGCGTGTGTACGTCGGCACCAACGGGCGCGGCATCGTGGTCGGGAACACCGCCGGCAACGAGCCCACGACGACGCCCACGCCGACGGTGACCCCGACCGTCACACCTACGCCGACGGTCACGCCGACGGTGGCGCCGACGCCCACGGTCACGCCGACAGTCCAGCCGACGGGCTGCTCGGTGCGCTACACGACGAACGACTGGAACACCGGTTTCACCGCCTCGGTCCGGATCAGCAACAACGGTGCCGCGGCGATGAACGGCTGGACGCTCGCGTTCACGTTCCCGTCGTCGCAGCAGGTGACGAACGGGTGGTCGGGCTCGTTCACGCAGACCGGGCAGTCGGTCGTCGTGACCAACGCACCGTGGAACGGCACGATCGCGGCGAAGGGCAGCGTCGACATCGGGTTCAACGGCTCGCACGCCGGGAGCAACCCGAAGCCGTCGGTGTTCACGCTCAACGGCACGGCCTGCTCGGCCGGCTGAGGCCGGCAGCCGGGTCACCCCGACGGGGTGGCGGACCGCTCCTCGCGGCGGTCCGCCACCCCGTCGGTCATCGGACGACTCCGCGAAGTCATGGGACGAGAGAGACGAACGTCACACGTCCCTCGCTGTAGAGATTCTCGACGTCGACATACGCTCGAATCGTGGCGCATCGCGAAGACACAGTGGACGTCGTCCTCGTCGGCGGCGGGATCATGAGCGCGACGCTGGCCGCGCTCATCACGACGCTCGAGCCGACGTGGACCGTCGAGATCCACGAGCGCCGCGCCGAGGTCGCGCAGGAGTCGTCGAACCCCTGGAACAACGCGGGCACCGGCCACGCCGCCCTCTGCGAGCTCAACTACACGCCGCAGCGCGCCGACGGCACGATCGACATCACCAAGGCCGTCGCGATCAACGAGCAGTTCGAGCTCTCGCGCGAGCTGTGGCACCACCTCGCGACCCACGGCCGCCTCCCCGAGGGCACCGGCTTCCTCTCCTCGACCCCGCACATGACCTTCGTGCGCGGCGAGGCGAACGTCGAGTACCTGCGCCGCCGCTGGGAGACCCTGCGGGCGCACCCCCTGTTCTCCGACCTGGAGTTCAGCGCGGACCCCGCGACGATCGCCGCCTGGGCGCCCCTGCTCGTCGCCGATCGCGACCCGGCCGAGCCCGTCGCTGCGACCCGCGCGTCCTCGGGCACGGACGTCGACTTCGGCGCGCTGACGCGCGCGATGCTCGACGACGCCCGGCGGCGCGGCGTCCGGCTGCACGTCGAGAGCGAGGTCACGCGCCTGCGCCAGGGACGCGACGGCGCCTGGACACTGCGCGTGAAGGACCGGCGCTGGAACGGCAACCGCAACGCCCGTCGCGTGCGTGCGCGCTTCGTGTTCATCGGCGCGGGCGGCGGCGCGCTGCCGCTGCTGCAGAAGTCGGGCATCCCCGAGGCCAAGGGCTTCGCGGGCTTCCCGATCAGCGGCCAGTTCCTGCGCACGACCAACCCCGAGATCGTCGCGCAGCACCAGGCGAAGGTGTACGGCAAGGCCGACATCGGCGCCCCGCCCATGTCGGTCCCGCACCTCGACACGCGCGTCGTCGACGGCGGCACCGCGCTGATGTTCGGCCCCTACGCGGGCTGGAGCATGAAGTTCCTCAAGCACGGCTCGTGGCTCGACCTGCTGAAGTCGATCCGCCCGGACAACCTGGTCCCGATGCTCGCCGTCGGCGTGCGCAACCTCGACCTGCTGAAGTACCTCATCGGCGAGGTCACCGCGACCGACCTGGACCGCCTGCGCACGCTGCGCGCGTTCATGCCGACCGCGCACCCGCGCGACTGGGAGCTCATCACCGCCGGTCAGCGCGTGCAGGTCATCAAGCGCGACCGGAAGAAGGGCGGCGTGCTCGAGTTCGGCACCGAGCTCGTCACCTCGGCCGACGGCTCCATCGCCGGCCTGCTCGGCGCCTCGCCCGGGGCGTCGACGGCCGTCGCGACGATGCTCGACCTGCTCGACCGGTGCTTCCCGGAGCGCGTCGAGGGCTGGCGCCCGCAGCTGCGTGCGATGATGCCGTCGCTCGGCGGCGCCCAGTGGGACGAGTCGTTCGAGCTCGACCAGCTCGTCGACGAGCGGGTCGCCACCGACCACTGAGGAACGCCATGACCGTCCACGACGCGGCGACGCCGGTCGTGCCGGTGAGCGCCGAGATGCGCCGCGCCAAGGTGCGCGCCGCGACCGACCACACCACCGTCGGGCTCGTCGACACCACGCCGGACGGGCGCGTGACCATCGCGTGCGCGTGCGGCATGCAGCTCACCAACGGCCCGACCTGGACGCTCGACGAGCACATCCGCCTGCACCGCGCCGAGGCGCGCTTCCTCGCGCTCT
The sequence above is a segment of the Cellulomonas fimi genome. Coding sequences within it:
- the mqo gene encoding malate dehydrogenase (quinone) gives rise to the protein MVAHREDTVDVVLVGGGIMSATLAALITTLEPTWTVEIHERRAEVAQESSNPWNNAGTGHAALCELNYTPQRADGTIDITKAVAINEQFELSRELWHHLATHGRLPEGTGFLSSTPHMTFVRGEANVEYLRRRWETLRAHPLFSDLEFSADPATIAAWAPLLVADRDPAEPVAATRASSGTDVDFGALTRAMLDDARRRGVRLHVESEVTRLRQGRDGAWTLRVKDRRWNGNRNARRVRARFVFIGAGGGALPLLQKSGIPEAKGFAGFPISGQFLRTTNPEIVAQHQAKVYGKADIGAPPMSVPHLDTRVVDGGTALMFGPYAGWSMKFLKHGSWLDLLKSIRPDNLVPMLAVGVRNLDLLKYLIGEVTATDLDRLRTLRAFMPTAHPRDWELITAGQRVQVIKRDRKKGGVLEFGTELVTSADGSIAGLLGASPGASTAVATMLDLLDRCFPERVEGWRPQLRAMMPSLGGAQWDESFELDQLVDERVATDH
- a CDS encoding cellulose binding domain-containing protein: MRVPAQTSPGRPGRRSRRLAGAVLAAALAAGAGTAVALGSPATAAAPSYTWGNVEVVGGGFVPGIIYNQSEKGLVYARTDIGGAYRLDQRTQRWVPLLDHVGWDEWSHSGVLSLATDPVDPDKVYAAVGTYTNSWDPQNGAILRSSDRGETWQKTMLPFKVGGNMPGRGMGERLQVDPNDNRVLYLGTESGNGLWRSTDSGVTWSKVSSFTNPGNYVQDPTSTNDYLTSNQGVVWVTFDPSSGTKGSPTKTIYVGVADKENTVYRSTDAGATWQRIPGQPTGYIAHKGVYDAKGKQLYIATSDTGGPYDGGHGDVWRLDATTGTWTSISPVPSSSSDQYFGYSGLTIDRQDPDTLMVVTQISWWPDIIVFRSTDRGATWSRIWDWAGYPNRDLRYDLDYSGAPWLTFGKTSAPVGEPLVKLGWMTESFEIDPFDSDTFLYGTGATVYGGSNLTAWDTGGKVKIGVKAQGIEETAVLDLAAPPGAVQLVSGLGDIGGFVHTDITKVPSQMYTQPYHGSVTGVDFAEAKPATMVRVGQAVDGTVESHIGVSTSSGSSWWAGQQPAGVTGGGTVAMSADGGTIVWSPAGTGVHRSTTLGSSWTASTGVPAGARVEADRVNASTFYAFGDGTFYRSTDGGASFTASAATGFPTTGNVRFGAVPGHAGHVWLAGETGLWRSTDAGATFTKLAGFEDGGAVGFGKAAPGASYPAIYTTSKLNGVRGFFRSTDAGATWVRINDDEHQYAWTGSVITGDPDVFGRVYVGTNGRGIVVGNTAGNEPTTTPTPTVTPTVTPTPTVTPTVAPTPTVTPTVQPTGCSVRYTTNDWNTGFTASVRISNNGAAAMNGWTLAFTFPSSQQVTNGWSGSFTQTGQSVVVTNAPWNGTIAAKGSVDIGFNGSHAGSNPKPSVFTLNGTACSAG